Proteins encoded within one genomic window of Meriones unguiculatus strain TT.TT164.6M chromosome Y unlocalized genomic scaffold, Bangor_MerUng_6.1 ChrY_unordered_Scaffold_35, whole genome shotgun sequence:
- the LOC132651915 gene encoding ubiquitin-like modifier-activating enzyme 1 Y: protein MSKNKEMDIDESLYSRQLYVLGHEAMKHLQASSVLISGLQGLGVEIAKNIILGGVKAVTLHDQGTAQWADLSSQFYLREEDIGKNRAEISQPRLAELNSYVPVHAYTGPLNGSFLTGFQVVVLTSAPLEYQLQVGEFCHSHGIKLVVADTRGLVGQLFCDFGEEMILTDSNGEQPLSAMVAMITKENPGLVTCLEESRHGFESGDFVSFTEVQGMSELNGIGPIEIKVLGPYTFSICDTTSFSEYIRGGIVSQVKVSRKISFKPLLASLAEPDFVVTDFAKCCRPAQLHIGFQALHQFCTQHSRPPRPHNEEDAAEVVTLAQAVNAQALPAVQQDCLDIDLIRKLSYVAAGDLAPMNAFIGGLAAQEVMKACSGKFMPIRQWLYFDALECLPEHRVAFMEEKCVPRQNRYDGQVAVFGSDLQEKLGKQKYFLVGAGAIGCELLKNFAMIGLGCGEDGEITVTDMDTIEKSNLNRQFLFRPWDVTKLKSETAAAAVRNINPHITVFSHQNRVGPETEHVYDDDFFQNIDGVANALDNVDARLYMDCRCVYYRKPLLESGTLGTKGNVQVVVPFLTESYSSSQDPPEKYIPICTLKNFPNAIEHTLQWARNEFEGLFKQSAENVNQYITDPTFMKRTLQLAGTQPVEVLEAVQRSLVLQRPRTWADCVTWAYRHWHTQYSDNIQQLLHNFPPDQVTSSGALFWSGPKRCPHPLTFDTTNPLHLDYVMAAANLFAQTYGLGGSQDCAAVAKLLQSLPVPKFSPKSGIRIPASEQELQSISATLDNSHLENLKISLPTPDKLRGFKMYPIDFEKDDDSNFHMDFIVAASNLRAENYGISPADRHQSKLIAGKIIPAIATTTAAVVGLVCLELYKVVQGHRQLESYKNSFINLALPFFSFSAPLAPTYHQYYDQKWTLWDRFDVQGLQPSGEEMTLRQFLDYFKAVHKLEITMLSQGVSMLYSFFMPATKLKECLDQPMTEILSRVLKRKLGHRVKTLVFELCCNSESGEDIEVPYVRYIIR, encoded by the exons ATGtcgaaaaacaaggaaatggacATAGATGAAAGCCTTTACTCTCGTCAGCT GTATGTGCTAGGTCATGAGGCGATGAAGCATCTCCAGGCTTCCAGTGTGCTGATATCAGGCCTGCAGGGCCTGGGTGTGGAAATTGCCAAAAATATCATCCTTGGTGGGGTTAAGGCTGTCACTCTCCATGACCAGGGTACTGCCCAGTGGGCTGATCTGTCTTCCCAG TTCTACCTGCGTGAAGAAGATATTGGCAAAAACCGAGCTGAGATATCCCAGCCGCGCCTTGCCGAACTCAACAGTTACGTGCCTGTGCACGCCTACACTGGACCCTTAAATGGGAGCTTCCTTACTGGTTTTCAG GTGGTGGTTCTTACCAGTGCTCCTTTGGAATATCAGCTGCAGGTGGGTGAATTCTGCCATAGCCATGGAATCAAGCTGGTGGTAGCAGACACTCGGGGCCTGGTGGG ACAACTGTTCTGTGACTTTGGAGAGGAAATGATTCTCACTGATTCAAATGGGGAACAGCCACTCAGCGCCATGGTTGCAATGATCACCAAG gaaaatcCAGGGCTTGTCACCTGTTTGGAGGAATCACGGCACGGATTTGAGAGTGGCGACTTTGTCTCTTTCACAGAAGTTCAGGGCATGAGTGAACTGAATGGCATTGGTCCCATAGAGATCAAAGTTCTGG GTCCCTATACCTTTAGTATCTGTGATACCACCAGCTTCTCTGAGTACATCCGTGGAGGCATTGTCAGTCAAGTGAAAGTATCTCGGAAGATCAGTTTT AAACCCCTACTTGCCTCCTTGGCAGAGCCAGATTTTGTGGTAACAGATTTTGCTAAGTGTTGTCGCCCTGCTCAGCTGCACATTGGCTTCCAGGCCCTGCATCAGTTCTGTACTCAACACAGCAGGCCGCCTCGACCCCATAATGAG GAGGATGCTGCAGAAGTGGTGACCTTAGCACAAGCTGTGAATGCTCAAGCTTTGCCAGCAGTTCAGCAGGATTGCCTGGACATAGACCTCATCCGGAAGTTGTCTTATGTAGCTGCTGGGGATCTGGCACCCATGAATGCCTTCATTGGTGGCTTGGCTGCCCAGGAGGTCATGAAG GCTTGTTCTGGAAAGTTTATGCCCATTAGGCAGTGGCTGTACTTTGATGCCCTTGAATGTCTCCCAGAGCACAGAGTGGCCTTCATGGAAGAAAAGTGCGTGCCG CGTCAGAACCGTTACGATGGGCAAGTGGCTGTGTTTGGATCAGACCTACAAGAGAAGCTTGGCAAGCAGAAGTACTTCCTG GTGGGTGCAGGTGCCATCGGTTGTGAGCTGCTCAAGAACTTTGCCATGATTGGCCTTGGCTGTGGAGAGGATGGAGAAATCACAGTTACAGATATGGACACCATTGAGAAGTCAAACCTGAACCGTCAGTTTCTCTTCCGTCCCTGGGATGTCACC AAGTTAAAGTCTGAGACTGCTGCTGCAGCAGTGCGaaacataaacccacacatcACGGTGTTCAGCCACCAGAATCGAGTAGGCCCTGAGACAGAACACGTGTATGATGATGACTTCTTCCAAAACATTGATGGTGTGGCCAATGCCCTGGACAATGTGGATGCCC GTTTGTACATGGACTGCCGTTGTGTGTACTACCGTAAGCCTCTGCTGGAATCAGGCACACTGGGCACCAAGGGCAACGTGCAGGTGGTTGTTCCCTTCTTGACAGAATCTTACAGCTCTAGCCAGGACCCACCTGAGAAATATATCCCTATCTGCACACTGAAGAACTTCCCCAATGCCATTGAGCACACCCTGCAG TGGGCTCGCAATGAGTTTGAAGGGCTCTTCAAGCAGTCAGCAGAAAACGTTAACCAATATATCAC GGACCCCACATTCATGAAGCGAACATTGCAGCTAGCAGGCACCCAGCCTGTGGAAGTCCTGGAGGCTGTACAGCGCAGCCTGGTCCTGCAGAGGCCACGTACTTGGGCCGACTGTGTGACTTGGGCCTACCGGCACTGGCACACCCAGTATTCTGACAACATCCAGCAGTTGCTGCATAACTTCCCTCCAGACCAG GTTACGAGCTCTGGGGCACTCTTTTGGTCAGGACCAAAACGCTGTCCACATCCGCTCACCTTTGacacaaccaat CCCCTGCATCTGGATTATGTGATGGCTGCTGCCAACCTGTTTGCCCAGACATACGGACTAGGAGGATCCCAGGACTGTGCTGCCGTGGCCAAACTCCTACAGTCTCTGCCAGTCCCCAAGTTTTCTCCCAAGTCTGGCATCAGGATCCCTGCTTCTGAGCAGGAGCTGCAGAGCATCAGTGCCACACTTG ATAACAGCCATCTGGAGAACCTCAAGATTTCACTTCCTACTCCAGACAAGCTGCGTGGATTCAAGATGTACCCCATTGACTTTGAGAAG GATGATGACAGCAACTTCCACATGGATTTCATTGTGGCAGCATCCAACCTCCGGGCTGAAAACTACGGCATTTCCCCTGCAGACCGGCATCAG AGCAAGCTGATTGCGGGGAAGATCATCCCAGCCATTGCAACCACCACAGCAGCTGTAGTTGGCCTTGTGTGTCTGGAGCTGTACAAGGTGGTTCAGGGACACCGACAACTGGAGTCTTACAAAAACAGTTTCATCAacttggctctgcctttctttaGCTTCTCTGCACCCCTAGCTCCAACTTATCACCAG TACTATGATCAGAAGTGGACATTGTGGGATCGCTTTGACGTACAGGGACTGCAACCCAGCGGAGAGGAGATGACCCTCAGGCAGTTTCTAGACTACTTTAAG GCAGTGCACAAGCTGGAGATCACCATGCTGTCCCAGGGTGTATCCATGCTCTATTCCTTCTTTATGCCAGCCACCAAGCTCAAGGAATGCTTGGATCAGCC GATGACAGAGATTTTGAGCCGTGTGTTAAAGCGAAAACTGGGCCATCGTGTAAAGACCCTTGTGTTTGAGCTGTGCTGCAACAGTGAGAGTGGAGAGGACATCGAGGTTCCTTATGTACGATACATCATCCGTTGA